In Deefgea piscis, the DNA window GACGGAACGATAAAGCTGCAGACGTGCAAGCGACTTTATGCGCCCTGACCGCCAACAGCATCAGCCAAGCCATTTTAAGCCAAGGCACGCCAGATGAAGTATTAGTCTGTGGTGGTGGCGCACATAATCAGCAGTTGATGCATCTATTGACCCAGCAACTCTCTTGCCCAGTCAGCAGCACCGCCAGCGTTGGCATTCATCCAGACTGGGTGGAAGCTTTTGCATTTGCATGGCTGGCCGAGCGCTGCATAACCCGCGCCAGTGCTAATCTACCTGCGGTTACCGGCGCACAAGGCTCGCGCATTTTAGGCGCCATCTGGCCAAACTAAGCGCAGCAAAATCAATACTCGTTACACCCTAGCAATCAACCTCAAACACAGCCACTGACCGAATATGAGCATTCAAATCGAAAAATCACTCCATCCACAATTACAGCACGCCATTCAACGCTATTGCCGAGAAGAGCTCGACACCGACATTGGCGAGCTGCAAGCGACTTTGGTGCTGGATTTTGTACTGCGCGAAATTGGCCCACACATCTACAACCAAGCGATTCGCGACGCGCAAAACCATCTTGCGCAACAAGTGGAGTCGCTGCCTGAGCACTGTTTTGAAGTCGCCACTGGCTATTGGAACAAAAAACCCCAACGCTGATGGGTATATTAATCCAGCGCTTAGCCAATAAGCGCCAGAATTAAATACCTACCATGCAATCACATCAATCCATCAATTGTTGCTGCAAAAAAACCAAGGTACGACTGAGCTCTTGAGCGGTTTCTAGCGCCGAATAACCGTGCTGATGGCCGCCTTGCGCTTTTTCAAAAAACAGCACCTGATGTCCTTGCTCAAGCAATTTGGCCGCCATCTTCCTCGCGTGCGCCGGATGAACGCGATCATCACAGCTGGCACAGCTTAGCAATACGGCAGGATAAGTTTGCTCGCTGGCGGGGGCGACATGCTGGTACGGCGAATACGCCGCCAAAACAGCACCTTGCTCGGCAATCGCTGGGTCACCATACTCGGCCAACCAACTGGCGCCCGCCCCTAGCTCGGGGTAGCGCAGCATATCGAGCAAAGGTGCCTCACAAACGACAGCTTTAAATAATTCAGGGCGCTGAGTCAGGCAAGCCCCGACCAATAAACCACCATGACTCCCGCCTTGAATCGCCAATCGGCGCGGAGATGTCAGCCCTTGCGCGATCAAGTCTTCAG includes these proteins:
- a CDS encoding DUF2164 domain-containing protein: MSIQIEKSLHPQLQHAIQRYCREELDTDIGELQATLVLDFVLREIGPHIYNQAIRDAQNHLAQQVESLPEHCFEVATGYWNKKPQR